The sequence CGCTCCGCCTGCTCCAAAAACAAAACCGGATGTGGAAAAAACGCGTAAATACGAAGCTCGGTTAGATGTAGAAGGCTTGATTCAACGTGCAATGGAAGGATTAGTTATTTCAAAAATCAAAGTGGGAGACACTTTAGAAGAACAGCAAAAAGAAGCTTTTTCTGATTTGCTTTAAGCTCAAAAAGCCTGAACTTTAATTGGTTCAGGCTTTTTTGTGTTTGAGGAGAAAATGTCATCGGGAGTATAGGAAAAAGAAGTACGTTAATCATTTCGTTTCAATTCAATAGGAATTTTATTGAGAAATAGATTAACCATATGAAATTGAATGTGATGTTAATCACAAAAAGATTGAGTTTATGCAATTGTAATGATATGATGCAAAGAGAAAGGGTGCAAAAGAGGAGGGCTTTTAGTGAAAGAGGAACAAATGGGAAGTCAGATTCCAAAAGCAACAGCCAGAAGAATGCCTATTTATTATCGTTGTTTAAAAAAGTTGCAAGATAGCGGAGTAAAGCGAATAAAATCAAATGAAATCAGTCAGTTAACGCAGATTCCTTCTGCAACTATTCGACGTGATTTTTCTCATTTCGGGGAATTAGGCAGAAGCGGATACGGTTATGAGGTAGATTATGTTACAAAAGTATTTAATGAGTTATTGAATGTGAATAAAATCATTAAGATTGCTTTAATCGGAGTTGGAAACCTTGGGAAAGCGTTAATCGAAAATAATTTCCGTAGAGATCAAAATTTGAAAATTACATGCGGCTTCGAGAAATGTGAAGAGAATTCCGGCAAAATATTATCAGGAGTTCCGGTTTATTCGATTGATCAGATGAAAGAAGTGTTACTAAGAGAAGAAATTCATGTGGCCATCTCTACGGTCCCTAGCGAATTTTCTCAAGAGGCAGTAGAGATGTTGGTAGATGGAGGGATTACGGCGATATTAAATTTTGCTCCAGGAAGGGTTAATGTGCCGGAACACGTGGATATCCGGTATATTGACTTAACCAGTGAAATTTTAACGTTGGTTTGTTACAATGACTGGCTGCTTCATCCAGTAGTTAAATAGGTATTCGCTTTGTAGTTAGTGAAGCAATTAAAATGGTAAAGGTTGCATTTTTCTTTCCAGCCAGCGTATACTAAAGAAGTAGGTTTATATATGAATAGGAGCGATATACATGGAAATCACAAGAAAAGGCACTCCTTTTAAAGTTGAAGGCACGCAACCCGCAGTGGGAGAACAAGCACCGGATTTTTCAGTGAAAAATTTAAAAGATGAGACCATTGAATTGAAACAATTTAACGGAAAAGTTGTTTTAATCAGTGTCGTACCGGACATTGATACACGTGTTTGTGCGGTTCAAACGAAAGCTTTCAATTCAGCAGCAAGTGCTATCGAAGGCGTACAGTTAATGACGATCTCAACAAATACAAAAGAACAACAAGAAAATTGGTGTGCTGGAGAAGGTATCGAAATGGAGATGTTGCACGATACGGATGCTTCTTTCGGCAAAGCATACGGTTTATTTGTCCCTGAAATGAATGTATTAGCGCGTTCTGTGTTTGTAATCGATGCAAGCGGAAAATTAATCTACAAAGAAATCGTATCTGAAATGGTTGATGAACCAAACTATGACAAAGCTATTGAAGTTGCAAAAGCTGCTCGTTGAGTTTAATTCCGAATTATAAAATACAGGATTGAATTACCACCTTTTCAATGCTAAAATAAGACATACTTAAAAGCGATGAACAAGAAGAGTAATGTTATTTTTGGTTTAATAGAGAAAAGAACAGATGGTGGGAGTTCTTAACCGAAATAAGATGAAGGTAGCTTGGGAGCTGACAGGGTGAAGAAAGAGTAACCTTGTACGGAGTGACGTTACGTTAAAAACGTGAAGAGAGAGGTATATTCGGGAATAACGAATATGCAAACTAGGTGGTACCGCGAATTCTAAAGCATTCGTCCTAATGATTATACATTAGGATGGGTGCTTTTTTTGTCGTTTTATATAATAGCAGCTTTAAAAAAATGAAAAAGGGGTTAAGGGACATGGCAGATGAACTGAAGATGGCGACAAAATATCAACCAAAAGAAGTTGAAGCAGGCCGCTATGAAAAATGGTTAGAAAAAGATTTGTTTAAACCAAGTGGAGACAAAACAAAGCAACCTTACTCTATTGTTATACCTCCGCCAAATGTTACTGGAAAACTTCATTTAGGGCATGCGTGGGATACAGCTTTGCAAGACATCATTATTCGACAAAAACGCATGCAAGGCTACGATACTTTGTGGTTGCCTGGAATGGATCACGCTGGAATTGCGACTCAGGCAAAAGTAGAAGAAAAATTAGCAGAAAAAGGCATTTCTCGCTATGATTTAGGTCGTGAAAAATTTATTGAAACGGTCTGGGATTGGAAAGAAGAATATGCAGAGGTTATCCGCCAACAATGGGCTAAAGTTGGAATATCAGTTGATTACAGCCGCGAGCGTTTTACATTAGATGACGGCTTGTCAGAAGCCGTAAAAAAAGTTTTCGTTACAATGTATGAAAAGAAACTGATTTATCGCGGCGAGTATATTATCAACTGGGATCCAAAAGCTAAAACAGCTTTATCAGATATTGAAGTGATCCATAAAGACGTTGAAGGAGCTTTTTACCACATGAGCTACCCGTTGTCCGATGGCAGCGGTGTTGTTGAAATTGCTACTACTCGTCCTGAAACAATGTTAGGCGATACTGCAATTGCTGTGCATCCTGAAGATGAACGTTACCAGCAATTAATTGGGAAAACTGTTTTATTACCGTTAATGAACCGTGAAATACCGATTGTTGCTGATGAATACGTTGAAAAGGACTTTGGTACAGGGGTTGTTAAGATCACCCCTGCCCATGACCCTAATGACTTTGAAGTCGGGAACCGTCATGATTTGCCGCGTGTCAACGTGATGCATGAAGATGGAACGATGAATGAGCTGGCTGGCAAGTATGCTGGAATGGATCGATTTGCAGCTCGTAAAGCAGTTGTTAAAGATCTGGAAGCAGAAGGTCATTTAATCAAAATTGAAAAAATGGTTCACAGTGTCGGACATTCTGAACGTACAGGAGTAGTAGTCGAACCGCGTTTATCAACACAATGGTTTGTTAAAATGGAGTCTTTAGCAAAAGAAGCGATAGACAATCAAGAAACAGATAACAAAGTGTCTTTTGTCCCTGATCGTTTTGAGAATACGTATATGCGTTGGATGGAAAATGTTCACGATTGGGTTATTTCACGTCAACTATGGTGGGGACATCGAATTCCGGCTTGGTACCATAAGACGACTGGCGAATTGTATGTCGGCATGGAAGCGCCGGAAAACAGCGAGGATTGGGTTCAAGATCCGGATGTATTGGACACTTGGTTTAGCTCAGCTTTATGGCCGTTTTCAACAATGGGCTGGCCAGATGAAGAAGCGGAAGATTTTAAACGGTACTTCCCAACGGACACATTGGTTACAGGCTACGACATTATTTTCTTCTGGGTCAGCCGGATGATTTTCCAGAGTTTGGAATTTACTGGAAAAAGACCGTTTAAGAACGTTTTGATTCATGGTCTGATTCGCGATGAAGAGGGACGCAAAATGAGTAAGTCATTAGGCAATGGGATTGATCCGATGGATGTGATCGATCAATATGGTGCAGATGCACTGCGCTGGTTCTTATCGAACGGATCTTCTCCTGGTCAAGATGTGCGTTTCAGTTACGATAAAATGGACGCTGCTTGGAACTTCATCAATAAAATTTGGAACGCTAGTCGTTTCGCATTGATGAATATGGAAAACTTTACTGTTGAGCAAATAGATTTGACTGGTGAAAAAACCGTTGCGGATCGCTGGATTTTAACTAAATTAAATGAAACCATTCAAAAAGTCACTGATACGTCTGAACGTTTTGAGTTCGGCGAAGCCGGTCGGATTTTGTATCATTTTATTTGGGATGATTTTTGTGACTGGTACATTGAAATGAGTAAGGAAGTATTGTTTGGCGAAAATGAAACAGCCAAACAAACGACTAGAAGTATTTTGGCTCATGTTTTAGATCAAACGTTACGCCTGCTGCACCCGATTATGCCATTCGTGACGGAAGAAATTTGGGAAAACATCCCCCACGAAGGCGAGTCGCTAGTGATTGCGGATTATCCGGTAGTACGTCCAGAATTATCTGATGAAGCGGCTACTAAAGGAATGGATATTTTGATGGAATTGATTCGTTCGGTTCGAAATATTCGTTCAGAAGTGAATACGCCTTTATCAAAACCGATTGAACTGATGATCAAAACCAATGACGAAACAGCAGAACAGTTCTTAAAAGAAAATGTTTCGTATATTGAACGTTTCTGCAACCCGGAAGTTCTAACCATTTCCAGTAACGTAGAAGCTCCTGAAACAGCGATGAGCGCTGTTATTACAGGCGCTGAAATTTATCTGCCGCTAGCAGGTTTGATCAACTTAGAGGAAGAAATTGCCCGTCTTGAAAAAGAGTTGGTTAAGTGGGACAAAGAAGTTAAACGTGTCAAAGGAAAATTATCAAATGCTAAGTTTGTTGATAATGCTCCAGAAGCTGTAGTAGCAGCTGAAAAAACTAAAGAAGCTGAATACCTTGAAAAACATGCCATTGTATCAGAGCGAATCGGTGTGCTGAAAGCTCAGCTTTAATCGAATGTACAAACTAAAGAGCTGTCGCCTCTGTATTATTTATGAGGACGCCAGCTCTTTTTAAATGTATTCTTTTAGAAGAGTAGTCTATAATAAGTAGTGGAATAAGCATTAAAAGAACGGTGGGATAAGAGATGTTTAAAACTTATGAAGAAGCTTTGAGCTGGATTCATGGAACGAGTGTTTTCGGGATGAAGCCAGGGCTGAAACGAATGGAATGGATGTTAAAACGACTCGGTCACCCGGATAAAAAAATAAAAGCCATTCATGTAGCAGGAACGAGTGTTTTCGGGATGAAGCCAGGGCTGAAACGAATGGAATGGATGTTAAAACGACTCGGTCACCCGGATAAAAAAATAAAAGCCATTCATGTAGCAGGAACAAATGGCAAAGGGTCGACCGTTACTTTTTTAAGAAATATGCTAGAAGCGAATGGACAAGTGGTCGGTACGTTCACTTCTCCTTATATTAAAACATTTAACGAGCGCATCAGCGTGAACGGAGAGCCGATTTCAGATGAAGAAATTTTGCGGTTAGCAAATATTGTCTACCCTCTAACCTTAGAACTTGAAGCAACAGAGTTTGGCGGACCGAGTGAATTTGAAATTATCACCACGATGATGTTTCTTTATTTTGGTGAAGGTCATGCAGATGTAGTGATTGTCGAAGTAGGGTTAGGAGGATTGTTGGATTCGACCAATGTAGTGGTCCCGATTGTTTCAGCGATCACGACTATTGGATTGGATCACACGAAAATTTTAGGCGAGACTTTGCCTGAGATTGCTTTGCAAAAAGCGGGCATTATCAAGCCGGGAGTTCCGGTCGTCACAGGAAATATTCCTGAAGAAGCGATGCAAGTCATTGAAAAATACGCTGAGGAGCAAGGAAGCGAAATTGAACGATTTAGCCATGATTTCAGTGTCTCGAAGTGGCAGACATTGCCTACCTGGGGAGAACAGTTTACATTTGAAGATGAACACATTTATTTAAATCAACTTCAAATCGAAATGCTGGGAAAACACCAAATTGAAAATGCGGCTGTGGCTATTGAAACATTACGCATTTACAGCCATAAAACGGGATTAGCGGTGAGCCATGAAGCGATGCGCCGCGGGTTAAAGCAAGCTTTTTGGCCGGGAAGAATGGAAAAAATCAATGACGAGCCGTTAATGATTTTAGACGGAGCTCATAATGAGCCTGCTATTCGACGATTAGCCGAAACGATCAAGCATGATTTTAGCCAGCAAGAAATTTATTTGATTTTCGCTGCTCTACGCGATAAAGCGCTTGGCCCGATGCTTGATGTATTGACAGAGCTTCCGAATGTTCACTTAGTGTTAACAAGTTTTGATTTTCCTAGAGCAGCAACAATCGATGACTTAAGCAGCTATGCCGATTCAAGAACAATAATGAAGGAACAATGGCAAGAAGCCTTGGTGGATACAATGAAAGAAATGGACGAGAGTGACATTGTTTTGATCACGGGTTCCTTGTATTTTATTTCAGAAGTTAGGCAGACTTTACTAGATTCAACTGAGGAATAAGGGGGTGGGGAGAATGGAGCAAGTGAAAGCTGTTATTTTTGATATGGATGGTCTGATGTTTGATACAGAAATAATGTATTATCAAGCAAACAAAGAAGTAGCAGATCGTATAGGGTTAGATTTTACGTATGATTATTATGCTCAGTATATTGGAATGTCTGATGAAGAGCTGCATCGTAATCTTTACTTAGACTATGAAGATGAAGCTAAAGTGACTCAACTTATCAAAGAAAGCAGCGATATGCTTTTTGACATCATAAAAAAGGATGGGCTGATCAAGAAACCTGGCTTATTGGAATTGCTTGAGTACTTAGAGGAAAATCAGATCAAAAAAGTAGTCGCTTCTAGCAACATTAAAACAGTTGTTTCATTCTTTTTAGAACACGGGAATGTACACAAATATTTTGACTGCTTTATAGGCGGCGATGAAGTAAGACGTGCAAAACCTGATCCTGAGATTTTTGAAAAAGCTTGGGAAAGATTAGGTGTTGCAAAAGAGCATACGATCATCTTAGAAGATTCAATGAATGGAATCCGAGCTGCTTATGATGCAGAAATCAATGTTATTATGGTACCCGATTTGTTTCAACCTGACCATGAAGCTAAACAAAAAGCATTTGCTATTTGTGATGATTTACTTCAAGTAAAAGAGTTCATTGCTGAAAAGAACAGTTTTGTGAAGCTTTAAAAGCAGCCCTATCGTACTGCTGAATAAAAGAAATAAAAAAAATCTCCTCTCTGCGCGGATAATATATTCGTGAAGAAGAGGAGGTTTTTTTATGACAGAAAACGTAACTAGTTTAGTGAATGAAGTACCGGTTTTTTCGAGGCCAAGAGAACGTTTGGAAATTTATGGAGAAAAAGCTTTAGCTAATCATGAATTATTGGCCATTTTACTGAGGACAGGTATCAAAGGAACGAATGTGATGACATTAGCTATGGAAGTTCTAAATTCATTTGAAGATTTGTATTTTCTGAAAACAGCTTCAATAGAAGAATTAATGGCAATCTCTGGTATTGGGAAAATAAAAGCTGTTGAAGTAAAAGCGGCCATTGAATTAGGCGTACGGATTTCTCAAGCATCTCAAATCAAAATCGGCCAAATCACTTCCAGCCGTAAAGCGGGAGAAATGCTGCTAGGCGAGATGCGTGATTTGCAGCAAGAGCATGTTATTGTGCTGTATCTAAATACTAAAAATGAAATCATAAAAAAAGAAACGATTTTTATTGGAGGACTTAATTCAAGTGTCGCGCATCCCCGCGAGATTTTTAGAGGTGCTGTCCGGTTTTCAGCAGCTCGTATGATCGTTGGCCATAATCATCCTTCGGGAAATCCGACTCCATCCGAAGCTGATATTTTATTTACTAAGCGTATGTTTGAATGTGGAGAATTAATGGGGATCGAATTGCTGGATCATATCATTATAGGGCAAGAAAGCTACATAAGCTTAAAAGAATTAGAAGTATTTTAAATGAAGCTTACAAACTCATGGTTCAGCTAATGAAGACTCTTTCCAGTTGCAGGCAGGGAAATGAAATTAGTTTTGAAAAAGGCTTGTCATAAGAAAATAACCATGTTATACTTATTTTAAGTTTTTGTTTAGGTATAAGAAAAGAATTGTTTCATAACATTCCAATTCGTACCGTTAGCAAGAATTAACAAATGTGCAAAACGCACGAGGAGGATATTTTATTATGGAACAAGGTACAGTAAAATGGTTTAACGCAGAAAAAGGTTTTGGCTTTATCGAACGCGACGGTGGAGATGACGTATTCGTACATTTCTCAGCTATCCAAGGAGACGGCTTCAAATCTTTAGAAGAAGGACAAGCAGTAACTTTCGACGTTGAAGAAGGAAACCGTGGACCTCAAGCAGCAAACGTAAACAAAGCTTAATTTAACTTAAAATTAAAACTTATAAGAACTTAGCGTAAATCGCTAAGTTCTTTTTTCTATTTCTAATAAAAGGAAGATTAACAGTGATGCAGAATTAGCTTGCTATTGTTTTTAGTCCATGCTATACTTAACTTAAGTTTTTGTTAGGTAAAAGAAAAGAATTGTTTCAAAAGACATTCCAATTCGTACCGTTAGCAAGAATATTATATTTGTGCAAAATGCACGAGGAGGAATTTCATTATGGAACAAGGTACAGTAAAATGGTTTAACGCAGAAAAAGGTTTTGGCTTTATCGAACGCGACGGTGGAGATGACGTATTCGTACATTTCTCAGCTATCCAAGGAGACGGCTTCAAATCTTTAGAAGAAGGACAAGCAGTAACTTTCGACGTTGAAGAAGGAAACCGCGGACCTCAAGCAGCAAACGTAAACAAAGCTTAATTTAACTTAAAATTAAATTGATAAGAACTTGGCGTAAATCGCTAAGTTCTTTTTTTTATTTATTTAATAAAGCGTTTTACTTGTGGAAAATAAAATGCTGTGATAAAATGAATTTAGCATTTTGTTGGAGGTAGAAAAAAGAATTGTCTCAAAACATTCCGATTCGTACCGTTAACAAAAATGTCAAATATATAGTGTTTAACGCACGAGGAGGATATTTTATTATGGAACAAGGTACAGTAAAATGGTTTAATGCAGAAAAAGGTTTTGGTTTTATCGAACGTGAAGACGGAGACGACGTATTCGTACACTTCTCAGCTATCCAAGGAGAAGGATTCAAATCTCTAGAAGAAGGACAAGCAGTAACTTTCGACGTTGAAGAAGGAAACCGTGGACCTCAAGCAGCAAACGTAAATAAAGCTTAATTTAACTTAAAATTAAAACTTATAAGAACTTAGCGTAAACCGCTAAGTTCTTTTTTAACGTTTCTAAAAAATACCTGTAAAACGACTTGATCATGGTTGTACTTGCTAAGTAAAAAAAAACGTGTTATACTGGTCTTAAGTTTTTGTGAGGTAACAGATAAGAATTGTTTCATAACATTCCAATTCGTACCGTTAGCAAGAATTAACAAATGTGCAAAACGCACGAGGAGGATATTTTATTATGGAACAAGGTACAGTAAAATGGTTTAACGCAGAAAAAGGTTTTGGTTTTATCGAACGTGAAGACGGAGACGACGTATTCGTACACTTCTCAGCTATCCAAGGAGAAGGATTCAAATCTCTAGAAGAAGGACAAGCAGTAACTTTCGACGTTGAAGAAGGAAACCGTGGACCTCAAGCAGCAAACGTAAACAAAGCTTAATTAAATTTAAACTTTGCAAAAGACTTGGCATTTATTGCCAGGTTTTTTTTTATTGTTTTATTATAATAAAGAGCTATTTGGGAAATCGATCATCGGTTTATCAATAAATAAAAATGAATAGAAAGCAAAGCGCTTTCTGCCAAAACTATATCAGCATTATTCGTTGTACCCATAATGGGATATTGATTTTAACTTAAATTTCTATTAAAATAAGAGAATATTTAATGTTATGAACAGGAAAATAAAGTATGATGGTTTCTGATAAGGCAATATAACCTTTTTTTTGTTATACTGTTTTAGAGTCTGACAAGTAATCAAATGTAAAACGTATGGTTTCTGAGAAATTTAGACTGTTAGACTGACTTGAGAGGATGAAATAATGTGTTTAGATTTGGAAATAAAGACATCGGTATTGATTTAGGAACAGCGAATACAAATGTATTTGTAGATGGCAAAGGTATTGTCTTAAGAGATCCTTCAGTAGTTGCAAAAGATATCAATACTGGAGAAATCGTAGCCGTTGGTGAAGATGCAAGAAACATGATCGGAAGAACACCAGGTTCGATTGTTGCTATTAGACCTATGAAAAATGGTGTGATTGCAGATTATGATACCACTGCTGCAATGATGAAATATTACATTGAAAAAGCAATCGGCAAAACGACTTCTAAGCCATATGTAATGGTTTGTGTGCCAAGCGGTGTAACAGAAGTTGAAAAACGTGCGGTGATCGATGCAACTAGAATGGCTGGGGCTAAGGATGCCTTTATTCTTGAAGAACCTTTTGCTGCTGCAGTCGGTGCGGGCTTACCGGTAATGGATCCAACGGGTAGTATGGTAGTCGATATTGGTGGCGGTACGACTGATGTAGCTACTATTGCGCTTGGCGGAATAGTGAGCAGCCGTTCGATTCGTTTAGCAGGAGACAGCATGGACGATGGAATTATCCACTATATCCGTAAGAAATATAACTTGCTGATTGGTGAGCGGACAGCTGAACAGATTAAAATAGAAATTGGTTGTGCATCAATCGAAAAAGCTGCAGAATACGGGAAAATGGATGTCCGTGGGCGCGACTTGTTGACTGGACTACCGCAAACGATTGAGGTGCCAGCAATTGATGTGGCGGAAGCCATCAAAGAAGTCGTTGACGGAATTGTAAGTGCAGTAAGAGAAACACTAGAAGAAACACCACCAGAAATCTCAGCAGACGTCATTGATCATGGTATCGTTTTAACCGGTGGGGGAGCTTTACTTAAAAATATGAGTGATGTGATCGCTGATGAAACGGATGTTCCAGTCTTTGTAGCAAACGATCCATTGGATTGTGTGGCTTTAGGTACTGGAGAATCACTTAAGCATATGAACCTCTATAAAAAGAAAAGAAATAGATAGCTAAAAATAACATGACGTAAAAATGATGCGGGCGGTATTTTGCTTCCCGCATCGTTTCGTTTGAAATGATAACCTGGTAAAATACTAAGTTATTTTGTTTAAGTTATGGTAAAATAGAAAAAGCCTGAAGAATTAATGAGGTGAGAATTTGAATCAGTTTTTTTCAAACAAAAAGCTAATTATACTGTTGGTGAGTGTTATAGTTTGTTTAGGTCTTATTGCATTTTCCATTACAGGAAATGGTAAGACTCCAGTAGTTCAAAAGTTTACCAACGATATTACGGCGATTACAGGCCGAGTGTTAGCTAAACCGACCAATGCCGTTGTTAATTTTATTGAGGCAGTGGATGACTTGAAAAACACCTATAAAGAAAACCAGCTGTTGAAATCAAAGATCGATCGTTTATACGAAACAGAAGTTGAGTTGAGCGATTTAAAACAAGATAATCAAAAAATGAAAGAACAATTGGAACTACAAGATACGCTTTCAAATTACCAAAAAATCAATGGTACGGTCATTAGTCGAAATCCAGATAATTGGATTGATCAAGTCGTAGTGGATCGAGGAAGTCAAAGCGGTATAACAATTGGGTTATCTGTCATGGCGGATAATGGTTTGATTGGGCGGGTGATAGAAGTGAGTCCAACAAGCTCAAAAGTTCAATTGATAACAACATTAGACCAAAATAATAATCGGGTCGCTGCTTCGGTTTCTTCTGAAGAGGGCTTTGTTCATGGTGTCATCAATGGGTATGATGCCGAGACTAACCGATTGATCATGAAACAAATAACAACAGACGTAACATTGAAGACTGGAGATCAAGTGATGACTTCTGGACTTGGAGGTGTGTCGCCAAGTTCGTTGTTGATTGGAACGGTTGATGAAGTTAAATTAGATGCTCATGGGTTATCTCAAGAAGCTTATGTTACTCCTGCGTCAGACTTGAATGATATCCGTTATGTGACTTTTATTCAACGGACAGCTGAAAGTGGTGAATAATATGAATGAACAATGGAAAGTAAAGGTTTTTGCACCCTTACTGATTTTCTTTGGCTTCTTAATGGATGGACTGCTCTCAGGTGTTTTTTCTGAACAATTATATGGGGGAACGGGAGTCATGGTTCCTAGATTAATCGTTCTTATTTTTATTTTGATGTCTTTTTATCTGCCAAGGAATAAGATGATTCTTTATGCTGTTATTTTTGGATTGCTTTACGATAGTTACTATGTGGGAATTTTGGGTATTTACGTTGCTGCTTTTCCATTAATTGTTTATATTACAGAGAAATTAAAAAGAGTGTTGAATCCCAATCCGATTGTTGTCGGAATGATGGTCATCATCAACTTAAGCCTTTTAGAATTTATACTTTATGAATTTTATAAAGTTTTAAGTTTTACTACACTCGATACGTCTACTTTTATGGCTAGTCGTTTAGGGCCAACATTGCTGTTAAATCTCGTATTCTTTATCCTAGTATTTTATCCATTAAAAAAAATGATACTAAAAATGATTGAAAATTAAAACGATGGAAGACTCATTCGTTATCGAGCTGATAGGAGTTGTTAAAGTGAAACAAAGTGTGACATTAAAAGGGAATAAAGATGGCTTTGTATTAACCTTGGATGAATCGGCTTCTTTTGCTACAATCATTGAAGAATTAGAACAATTATTGGAACACATCAAGGCAGAAGCTAAAAAACCGGATCCGAAGAAAGAAGCTAAAGAAGAACCGTCAAAAGAAAAAAAAGAAATCTATTTAGAAATTTTCTCTGGCAATCGGTTGTTGACAGACAAAGAAAAAGAGTTGCTGACAGAAAAAATAAAAAGCAACAGTCAGTTTGTAATCAAGAAGTTTAATTCAGCTGTGGTTACATATGAGAGTGCTCTTGCTTGGCAAGAAGCTGTTAGTTTACAGATGGAAATCCAAACGATCCGCAGCGGCCAAGTGCTTCAAGCACCTGGAGATATTCTTTTTGTCGGGAAAGTCCACCCTGGCGGAGTTATTCGTGCAAACGGCAGCATCTTTATTATTGGAGAACTACATGGTATCGCACACGCAGGTTTTGAAGGGAATGCAGCTGCAGTTGTAGTAGCAGATTTTCACACGAGTGCACAAGTGCGAATAGCAGACAATGTACAGATTATTGAGAATCAATCTATAGCAGATGCTGCAATCAAGAAAAACGAATTTGCATTTATCAATGATTTACATATCTTGGATTTTGAATCTTTAGATCAATTGAGAAAAATGCGACCGAATTTAGGTAAAGTGACAGGGGGATTAATATAATGGGTACAGCAATTGTCATTACTTCTGGAAAAGGTGGCGTGGGAAAAACAACGTCTA is a genomic window of Carnobacterium sp. CP1 containing:
- the radC gene encoding RadC family protein — its product is MTENVTSLVNEVPVFSRPRERLEIYGEKALANHELLAILLRTGIKGTNVMTLAMEVLNSFEDLYFLKTASIEELMAISGIGKIKAVEVKAAIELGVRISQASQIKIGQITSSRKAGEMLLGEMRDLQQEHVIVLYLNTKNEIIKKETIFIGGLNSSVAHPREIFRGAVRFSAARMIVGHNHPSGNPTPSEADILFTKRMFECGELMGIELLDHIIIGQESYISLKELEVF
- a CDS encoding cold-shock protein, translated to MEQGTVKWFNAEKGFGFIEREDGDDVFVHFSAIQGEGFKSLEEGQAVTFDVEEGNRGPQAANVNKA
- a CDS encoding HAD family hydrolase, coding for MEQVKAVIFDMDGLMFDTEIMYYQANKEVADRIGLDFTYDYYAQYIGMSDEELHRNLYLDYEDEAKVTQLIKESSDMLFDIIKKDGLIKKPGLLELLEYLEENQIKKVVASSNIKTVVSFFLEHGNVHKYFDCFIGGDEVRRAKPDPEIFEKAWERLGVAKEHTIILEDSMNGIRAAYDAEINVIMVPDLFQPDHEAKQKAFAICDDLLQVKEFIAEKNSFVKL
- a CDS encoding cold-shock protein; protein product: MEQGTVKWFNAEKGFGFIERDGGDDVFVHFSAIQGDGFKSLEEGQAVTFDVEEGNRGPQAANVNKA
- a CDS encoding bifunctional folylpolyglutamate synthase/dihydrofolate synthase — translated: MFKTYEEALSWIHGTSVFGMKPGLKRMEWMLKRLGHPDKKIKAIHVAGTSVFGMKPGLKRMEWMLKRLGHPDKKIKAIHVAGTNGKGSTVTFLRNMLEANGQVVGTFTSPYIKTFNERISVNGEPISDEEILRLANIVYPLTLELEATEFGGPSEFEIITTMMFLYFGEGHADVVIVEVGLGGLLDSTNVVVPIVSAITTIGLDHTKILGETLPEIALQKAGIIKPGVPVVTGNIPEEAMQVIEKYAEEQGSEIERFSHDFSVSKWQTLPTWGEQFTFEDEHIYLNQLQIEMLGKHQIENAAVAIETLRIYSHKTGLAVSHEAMRRGLKQAFWPGRMEKINDEPLMILDGAHNEPAIRRLAETIKHDFSQQEIYLIFAALRDKALGPMLDVLTELPNVHLVLTSFDFPRAATIDDLSSYADSRTIMKEQWQEALVDTMKEMDESDIVLITGSLYFISEVRQTLLDSTEE
- a CDS encoding redox-sensing transcriptional repressor Rex translates to MGSQIPKATARRMPIYYRCLKKLQDSGVKRIKSNEISQLTQIPSATIRRDFSHFGELGRSGYGYEVDYVTKVFNELLNVNKIIKIALIGVGNLGKALIENNFRRDQNLKITCGFEKCEENSGKILSGVPVYSIDQMKEVLLREEIHVAISTVPSEFSQEAVEMLVDGGITAILNFAPGRVNVPEHVDIRYIDLTSEILTLVCYNDWLLHPVVK
- the tpx gene encoding thiol peroxidase, encoding MEITRKGTPFKVEGTQPAVGEQAPDFSVKNLKDETIELKQFNGKVVLISVVPDIDTRVCAVQTKAFNSAASAIEGVQLMTISTNTKEQQENWCAGEGIEMEMLHDTDASFGKAYGLFVPEMNVLARSVFVIDASGKLIYKEIVSEMVDEPNYDKAIEVAKAAR
- a CDS encoding cold-shock protein; protein product: MEQGTVKWFNAEKGFGFIERDGGDDVFVHFSAIQGDGFKSLEEGQAVTFDVEEGNRGPQAANVNKA
- a CDS encoding valine--tRNA ligase, which encodes MADELKMATKYQPKEVEAGRYEKWLEKDLFKPSGDKTKQPYSIVIPPPNVTGKLHLGHAWDTALQDIIIRQKRMQGYDTLWLPGMDHAGIATQAKVEEKLAEKGISRYDLGREKFIETVWDWKEEYAEVIRQQWAKVGISVDYSRERFTLDDGLSEAVKKVFVTMYEKKLIYRGEYIINWDPKAKTALSDIEVIHKDVEGAFYHMSYPLSDGSGVVEIATTRPETMLGDTAIAVHPEDERYQQLIGKTVLLPLMNREIPIVADEYVEKDFGTGVVKITPAHDPNDFEVGNRHDLPRVNVMHEDGTMNELAGKYAGMDRFAARKAVVKDLEAEGHLIKIEKMVHSVGHSERTGVVVEPRLSTQWFVKMESLAKEAIDNQETDNKVSFVPDRFENTYMRWMENVHDWVISRQLWWGHRIPAWYHKTTGELYVGMEAPENSEDWVQDPDVLDTWFSSALWPFSTMGWPDEEAEDFKRYFPTDTLVTGYDIIFFWVSRMIFQSLEFTGKRPFKNVLIHGLIRDEEGRKMSKSLGNGIDPMDVIDQYGADALRWFLSNGSSPGQDVRFSYDKMDAAWNFINKIWNASRFALMNMENFTVEQIDLTGEKTVADRWILTKLNETIQKVTDTSERFEFGEAGRILYHFIWDDFCDWYIEMSKEVLFGENETAKQTTRSILAHVLDQTLRLLHPIMPFVTEEIWENIPHEGESLVIADYPVVRPELSDEAATKGMDILMELIRSVRNIRSEVNTPLSKPIELMIKTNDETAEQFLKENVSYIERFCNPEVLTISSNVEAPETAMSAVITGAEIYLPLAGLINLEEEIARLEKELVKWDKEVKRVKGKLSNAKFVDNAPEAVVAAEKTKEAEYLEKHAIVSERIGVLKAQL